In Raphanus sativus cultivar WK10039 chromosome 5, ASM80110v3, whole genome shotgun sequence, the following proteins share a genomic window:
- the LOC108862369 gene encoding rac-like GTP-binding protein ARAC1, translating into MSASRFIKCVTVGDGAVGKTCLLISYTSNTFPTDYVPTVFDNFSANVVVNGATINLGLWDTAGQEDYNRLRPLSYRGADVFILAFSLISKASYENVSKKWIPELTHYAPGVPIVLVGTKLDLRDDKQFFVDHPGAVPITTAQGEELMKLIGAPSYIECSSKSQQNVKGVFDAAIRVVLQPPKQKKKKSKAQKACSIL; encoded by the exons ATGAGCGCATCAAGGTTCATAAAGTGCGTGACCGTCGGTGACGGAGCAGTGGGTAAAACCTGTCTCCTCATCTCTTACACCAGCAACACTTTCCCTACG GATTATGTTCCCACCGTTTTCGATAACTTTAGCGCTAATGTTGTTGTTAATGGAGCCACTATCAACCTTGGCTTGTGGGATACCGCCG GGCAGGAGGATTATAACAGATTGAGACCCTTGAGTTACCGCGGTGCTGACGTTTTCATCTTAGCCTTCTCTCTTATCAGTAAGGCTAGTTATGAGAACGTCTCCAAGAAG tggaTCCCAGAGCTGACCCACTATGCCCCTGGTGTCCCTATTGTTCTTGTTGGAACCAAACTAG ATCTTAGGGATGACAAACAGTTCTTCGTTGACCACCCTGGTGCTGTACCTATTACCACTGCTCAG GGAGAGGAATTAATGAAGCTAATTGGAGCTCCTTCCTACATTGAGTGCAGTTCAAAGTCACAGCAG AACGTGAAGGGGGTGTTTGATGCAGCGATCAGAGTGGTACTTCAACCTCCAAagcagaagaaaaagaagagcaaAGCACAAAAGGCCTGCTCCATTTTGTAA
- the LOC108862367 gene encoding protein EARLY-RESPONSIVE TO DEHYDRATION 7, chloroplastic, which produces MESHGNASDKQSQSLYPTVDMSNPEAPLNPTSSSSSSTTATNLYPSLDMNDLARDLFPEQPETTTSTVPVSAPPAATEEVILKISGAILHLIDKSYSVELACGDLTIIRIVQDGNVVTVLARVADEIQWPLTKDENSVKVDESHYFFTLRPAKDFGGHDYSSDEDEGVKKQREENEMLNYGLTIASKGQEHLLEELEKNLEDYSCFTVQQLSEEAKETGEEVLDVTVARETSPVELTGERKEIVEKQCAAYWTTLAPNVEDYSGKTAQLIAAGSGHLIKGILWCGDVTMDRLKWGNDVMKRRLSKAEKERDVHPDTLKRIQRVKKMTKMTEDVANGILSGVIKVSGFFTSSVANTKVGRKFFSLLPGEIVLATLDGFNKVCDAFEVAGRNVMSTSSTVATELVDHRHGGKAAEATNEGLEAVGHAFGTAWAAFKIRKAINPKSVLKPSTLAKSAIKSAASQKKV; this is translated from the exons ATGGAATCTCACGGAAACGCAAGCGACAAGCAATCTCAATCTCTTTACCCTACTGTCGACATGTCGAATCCCGAAGCTCCTCTTAACCctacctcctcctcctcctcttctactACTGCTACTAACCTCTATCCTTCCCTCGACATGAACGATCTCGCTCGTGATCTCTTCCCCGAACAACCGGAGACGACGACTTCCACCGTCCCCGTCTCAGCTCCTCCCGCCGCGACGGAGGAGGTGATTCTGAAAATCTCCGGCGCGATACTCCACCTCATCGACAAATCATACAGCGTCGAGCTCGCTTGCGGCGATCTCACGATCATCCGTATCGTTCAGGACGGAAACGTCGTCACCGTTCTCGCTCGCGTCGCCGACGAGATTCAGTGGCCGTTGACCAAGGACGAGAACTCCGTCAAGGTCGATGAGTCTCACTACTTCTTCACCCTCCGTCCAGCTAAAGATTTCGGAGGACATGACTACTCGAGCGACGAAGACGAAGGAGTGAAGAAGCAGCGAGAAGAGAACGAAATGTTGAACTACGGACTCACGATTGCTTCCAAGGGTCAAGAGCATTTGCTGGAGGAGCTCGAGAAGAACCTGGAGGATTACAGCTGTTTCACGGTGCAGCAATTGTCGGAAGAGGCGAAGGAAACAGGGGAAGAGGTGTTGGATGTGACGGTGGCGAGGGAGACGTCTCCGGTGGAACTCACCGGGGAGAGGAAAGAGATCGTGGAGAAGCAGTGCGCTGCGTATTGGACGACTTTGGCTCCGAATGTGGAGGATTACAGCGGGAAGACGGCGCAGCTGATTGCAGCTGGCTCTGGGCATCTGATCAAAGGAATTCTCTGGTGTGGGGATGTGACTATGGATCGGCTCAAGTGGGGGAATGATGTCATGAAACGGAGGTTGAGCAAGGCTGAGAAGGAGAGGGATGTTCACCCTGACACCTTGAAAAGAATCCAGAG GGTTAAGAAGATGACCAAGATGACAGAGGATGTGGCAAACGGTATTCTCTCTGGAGTCATTAAGGTTTCAGGGTTCTTCACCAGTTCAGTGGCTAACACCAAAGTAGGGAGGAAATTCTTTAGCCTTCTTCCTGGAGAAATCGTCCTTGCAACTCTTGACGGATTCA ATAAGGTATGTGACGCTTTTGAAGTAGCTGGAAGGAACGTAATGTCAACCTCGTCCACCGTTGCAACCGAGCTTGTTGATCACAG ACATGGTGGTAAAGCGGCTGAGGCGACAAACGAAGGGCTAGAGGCAGTGGGACATGCTTTTGGGACAGCATGGGCTGCTTTCAAAATCAGAAAGGCTATTAATCCCAAGAGCGTTCTCAAACCTTCAACGCTTGCGAAGTCCGCCATTAAATCTGCAGCTTCACAAAAGAAAGTCTAG
- the LOC108862368 gene encoding uncharacterized protein LOC108862368, translating into MSNLQTVWKQLEPWCELKDKVVLVTGASSGIGREICLDLAKAGCKVIAAARRVDRLKSLCSEINTTGVQAAALELDVSSDAATIQKAVKEAWGIYGKIDALINNAGIRGTVKSSLDLSENEWDKVFKTNLTGAWLVSKYVCVLMRDAKHRGGSVINISSISGLHRGVVPSGIAYATSKGGVDTMTRVMAIELGVYNIRVNSIAPGLLESEMTQALMQKKWLKNVTERTIPLKVQQTVDPGITSLVRYLIHESSQYVSGNIYILDSGATVPGLPIFSSL; encoded by the exons ATGAGCAATCTTCAAACT GTGTGGAAGCAACTGGAACCATGGTGTGAACTTAAAGACAAAGTGGTTCTTGTGACAGGAGCTTCCTCTGGTATAGGAAGAGAGATCTGTCTTGATCTAGCCAAAGCTGGCTGCAAGGTTATCGCAGCAGCTCGTCGTGTCGACCGTCTTAAATCTCTCTGCTCTGAAATCAACACAACAGGAGTACAAGCCGCTGCCCTTGAGCTAGACGTTTCATCAGACGCAGCCACCATTCAAAAAGCGGTTAAAGAAGCTTGGGGAATCTATGGAAAGATCGATGCGTTGATCAACAATGCCGGAATCAGAGGGACTGTCAAGTCTAGTTTGGATCTGTCAGAAAACGAATGGGACAAAGTCTTCAAAACCAATTTAACAGGAGCTTGGTTAGTATCCAAATACGTATGCGTTTTAATGCGTGACGCTAAACACCGTGGTGGCTCGGTGATAAACATTTCATCTATCTCGGGGCTCCACCGCGGTGTAGTTCCCAGTGGAATCGCGTATGCTACTTCCAAAGGTGGTGTTGATACCATGACAAGAGTAATGGCTATTGAGTTAGGGGTTTACAATATTAGAGTGAATTCTATAGCACCAGGGCTTTTGGAGTCAGAGATGACACAAGCTCTTATGCAGaaaaagtggctcaagaatgTGACTGAAAGGACTATCCCATTAAAGGTGCAACAGACCGTGGATCCGGGGATTACCTCTCTGGTTCGCTATCTAATTCACGAGTCTTCTCAATATGTCTCGGGGAATATATACATTCTTGATTCTGGAGCTACAGTGCCCGGCCTGCccattttttcttctctttga
- the LOC108862370 gene encoding rhodanese-like domain-containing protein 17 isoform X1, whose amino-acid sequence MVFSHFIRSVLFIFIVYHLSCPALSNSEPEDITIDVNQAHKLLHHGYTFLDVRTGEEFEKGHVDSEKVFNVPYWFYTPQGQENNPNFLKHVSSLFNQTDHLVVGCKSGVRSLYATRVLVSSGFKSVRNMDGGYIAWMEKRFPVKMELKHDEL is encoded by the exons ATGGTTTTCTCCCACTTTATAAGATcagttctttttattttcattgtttaTCATCTTTCTTGCCCGGCTTTATCAAACTCAGAACCAGAAGATATTACTATCGATGTGAACCAAGCCCATAAACTTCTTCATCATGGCTACACTTTTCTCGATGTCAG AACTGGTGAAGAATTCGAGAAAGGCCATGTTGATTCAGAGAAAGTCTTTAATGTTCCCTACTGGTTCTATACTCCACAAGGTCAAGAAAATAACCCAAATTTCTTGAAACATGTCTCATCTCTCTTTAACCAAACGGATCATCTAGTCGTG GGATGTAAATCTGGAGTTAGATCTTTGTATGCTACCAGGGTTCTTGTTTCTTCT GGATTCAAGAGTGTAAGAAACATGGATGGTGGTTATATCGCTTGGATGGAGAAGAGATTTCCAGTTAAAATGGAACTCAAGCACGATGAGCTCTGA
- the LOC108862370 gene encoding rhodanese-like domain-containing protein 17 isoform X2, producing the protein MVFSHFIRSVLFIFIVYHLSCPALSNSEPEDITIDVNQAHKLLHHGYTFLDVRTGEEFEKGHVDSEKVFNVPYWFYTPQGQENNPNFLKHVSSLFNQTDHLVVNHRLETNSKQRRKAGACEVCEVAEEMNFVLRNGRFTEQ; encoded by the exons ATGGTTTTCTCCCACTTTATAAGATcagttctttttattttcattgtttaTCATCTTTCTTGCCCGGCTTTATCAAACTCAGAACCAGAAGATATTACTATCGATGTGAACCAAGCCCATAAACTTCTTCATCATGGCTACACTTTTCTCGATGTCAG AACTGGTGAAGAATTCGAGAAAGGCCATGTTGATTCAGAGAAAGTCTTTAATGTTCCCTACTGGTTCTATACTCCACAAGGTCAAGAAAATAACCCAAATTTCTTGAAACATGTCTCATCTCTCTTTAACCAAACGGATCATCTAGTCGTG AATCATCGATTGGAGACAAACTCTAAGCAGAGAAGAAAGGCTGGAGCTTGCGAAGTATGTGAGGTTGCAGAAGAGATGAATTTTGTATTGAGAAATGGAAGATTCACAGAGCAATAG
- the LOC108860689 gene encoding chaperone protein dnaJ 11, chloroplastic-like, whose translation MLSSSPTFFAPPSHSSSSPPLSAVPPPCRTSHISLSATTTASSSSSYTCAEDPPKLHQVPQRLSATPSLYEILEIPIGSTSQEIKSAYRRLARTCHPDVAGNDRSSADAFVKVHAAYCTLSDPEKRAVYDRKILRSLTLGVSKFGSYGGGNWETDQCW comes from the coding sequence ATGCTCTCTTCTTCGCCAACCTTCTTTGCTCCTCCATCACactcttcatcttctccaccgCTCTCCGCAGTACCACCCCCGTGCCGCACATCCCATATCTCTCTTTCTGCAACCAccaccgcctcctcctcctcctcctacacCTGCGCCGAAGATCCACCGAAACTGCACCAGGTTCCGCAAAGACTCTCGGCGACCCCGTCACTCTACGAGATCCTCGAAATTCCCATAGGCTCGACGAGCCAGGAGATCAAATCGGCTTACCGGCGACTCGCCAGGACATGCCACCCCGACGTGGCTGGAAACGATCGCTCGTCGGCTGACGCTTTCGTGAAGGTTCACGCGGCGTATTGCACTCTTTCTGATCCCGAGAAACGCGCCGTTTATGATCGGAAGATCCTTCGGTCGTTGACGCTCGGTGTTTCTAAATTTGGCAGTTACGGCGGAGGGAACTGGGAAACTGATCAGTGCTGGTGA
- the LOC108860593 gene encoding uncharacterized protein LOC108860593: protein MAKAGCKIIAAARRVDHLKSLCSEINTTGVQAAALELDVSSDADTIQKAVKEAWEVFGKIDALINNAGFRGSTKSSLDLPENEWEKVFKTNLKGTWLVSKYVCISMHDAKQGGGSVINISSISGLHRNSFHGAVAYTCSKSGVDSMTRAMAVELGVYNIRVNSMAPGLFKSEITQALIQQKWLKNATDRIIPLTAEQTVDPGLTSLIRYLIHDSSQYVSGNVFIVDSGTTLPGLPIFSSL from the coding sequence ATGGCCAAAGCTGGCTGCAAGATTATAGCAGCAGCTCGTCGTGTCGACCATCTCAAATCTCTCTGCTCTGAAATCAACACAACAGGAGTACAAGCCGCTGCCCTTGAGCTAGACGTTTCCTCAGACGCAGACACCATTCAAAAAGCGGTTAAAGAAGCTTGGGAAGTCTTTGGAAAGATTGATGCGTTGATCAACAATGCAGGATTCCGAGGCAGTACCAAGTCTAGTTTAGATCTGCCAGAAAACGAATGGGAAAAAGTCTTTAAAACCAACTTAAAGGGAACTTGGTTAGTATCCAAATATGTCTGTATTTCAATGCATGACGCTAAACAAGGTGGTGGCTCCGTGATAAACATTTCATCCATCTCGGGGCTCCACCGCAATTCATTTCACGGTGCAGTCGCGTATACTTGTTCCAAAAGTGGTGTTGACTCCATGACAAGAGCGATGGCTGTTGAGTTGGGTGTTTACAATATTAGAGTGAACTCTATGGCACCGGGGCTTTTTAAGTCAGAGATCACACAAGCTCTTATCCAgcaaaagtggctcaagaatgCGACAGACCGGATTATCCCGTTAACGGCGGAACAGACCGTAGATCCGGGGCTCACCTCTCTCATTCGCTATCTAATTCACGACTCTTCCCAATATGTCTCCGGCAATGTATTCATCGTTGACTCCGGAACTACATTGCCCGGTCTGCCCATATTTTCTTCTCTATGA
- the LOC108858795 gene encoding uncharacterized protein LOC108858795 yields the protein MSNLQTVSIQLEPWCELKDKVVLVTGASSGIGREICLDLAQAGCKIIAAARRVDRIKSLCSEINTTGVQAAALELDVSSNAATIQKAVKEAWEVFGKIDALVNNAGIRGNVKSSLDLSENEWDKVFKTNLTGAWLVSKYVCVLMRDAKHHGGSVINISSISGLHRNLFYGAVAYATSKSGVDTMTRAMAIELGVYNIRVNSIAPGLFKSEITQALIQQKWLKNVTDRIVPLTAEQAVDPGLTSLVRYLIHDSSQYVSGNVFIVDSGATLPGLPIFSSMSPKIFLSFFFGL from the exons ATGAGCAACCTTCAAACT GTGTCGATACAACTGGAGCCATGGTGTGAGCTTAAAGACAAAGTGGTTCTTGTGACAGGAGCTTCCTCTGGTATAGGAAGAGAGATCTGTCTTGACCTAGCCCAAGCTGGCTGCAAGATTATCGCAGCAGCTCGTCGTGTGGATCGTATCAAATCCCTCTGCTCTGAAATCAACACAACTGGAGTCCAAGCCGCTGCCCTTGAGCTAGACGTTTCATCAAACGCAGCCACCATTCAAAAAGCGGTTAAAGAAGCTTGGGAAGTCTTTGGAAAGATCGATGCGTTGGTCAACAATGCCGGAATCAGAGGCAATGTCAAGTCTAGTTTGGATCTATCAGAAAACGAATGGGACAAAGTCTTTAAAACCAACTTAACCGGAGCTTGGTTAGTATCCAAATACGTATGCGTTTTAATGCGTGACGCTAAACACCATGGTGGCTCGGTGATAAACATTTCATCCATTTCAGGGCTCCACCGCAATTTATTTTACGGTGCAGTCGCGTATGCTACTTCCAAAAGTGGTGTTGACACCATGACGAGAGCGATGGCTATTGAGCTAGGTGTTTACAATATTAGAGTGAACTCGATCGCACCGGGGCTTTTTAAGTCAGAGATCACACAAGCTCTTATCCAgcaaaagtggctcaagaatgTGACCGACCGGATTGTCCCACTAACCGCTGAACAGGCCGTGGATCCGGGACTCACCTCTCTCGTTCGCTATCTAATTCACGACTCTTCTCAATATGTCTCCGGCAATGTGTTCATCGTTGACTCCGGGGCTACACTGCCCGGTCTGCCCATTTTCTCCTCTATGAGTCCTaaaatctttctttctttcttttttggctTATAA
- the LOC108861151 gene encoding calcium-dependent protein kinase 16, producing MGLCFSSAKVSGRRNNSPRSPNPLTVAKHRPAQTPCSFLAVTIQKDHRTQPRRSPATTKKTPPQTQTRQTPTQHGKAREKAGNKGKRHGEAIPYGKRVDFGYAKDFDNRYTIGKLLGHGQFGYTYVATDKKTGDRVAVKKIDKAKMTIPIAVEDVKREVKILQALTGHENVVRFHNAFEDKNSVYIAMELCEGGELLDRILAKKESRYSERDAAVVVRQMLKVAAECHLRGLVHRDMKPENFLFKSTEEDSPLKATDFGLSDFIKPGKKFHDIVGSAYYVAPEVLKRRSGPESDVWSIGVISYILLCGRRPFWDKTEDGIFKEVLKNKPDFRRKPWPTVSNSAKDFVKKLLVKDPRARLTAAQALSHPWVREGGDASEIPIDISVLNNMRQFVKFSRLKQFALRALATTLDEEESADLRDQFDAIDVDKNGAISLDEMRQALAKDHPWKLKDARVAEILQAIDSNTDGFVDFEEFVAAALHVNQLEEHDSEKWQQRSRTAFEKFDIDGDGFITAEELRMHTGLKGSIEPLLEEADIDNDGKISLHEFRRLLRTASIKSRNVRNPPGYLISRKV from the exons ATGGGTCTCTGTTTCTCCTCCGCCAAAGTCTCCGGCCGCCGAAACAACAGCCCCCGGAGTCCCAACCCCCTCACCGTCGCTAAACACAGGCCTGCACAAACGCCATGTTCGTTCTTGGCCGTTACGATCCAGAAAGACCACAGGACTCAACCGCGACGATCCCCCGCGACGACCAAGAAAACGCCGCCGCAGACGCAAACGAGACAGACGCCAACGCAGCACGGGAAGGCGAGAGAGAAGGCTGGGAATAAAGGGAAGAGGCACGGAGAAGCGATCCCTTACGGTAAGCGCGTCGATTTCGGGTACGCTAAAGATTTTGATAACCGTTACACCATCGGGAAACTGCTCGGACATGGTCAGTTCGGTTATACGTATGTCGCTACCGACAAAAAGACAGGAGATCGTGTCGCAGTCAAGAAGATAGACAAGGCCAAG ATGACGATTCCGATAGCGGTGGAAGATGTGAAGAGAGAGGTGAAGATACTACAAGCTTTAACTGGTCATGAAAATGTTGTTCGGTTTCACAATGCCTTCGAGGACAAGAACTCTGTTTACATAGCCATGGA GTTATGTGAGGGTGGTGAATTGCTGGATCGGATATTAGCCAA GAAAGAAAGTCGTTATAGCGAAAGAGACGCGGCCGTGGTAGTGAGACAAATGCTGAAAGTTGCAGCTGAGTGTCATTTGCGTGGTTTGGTTCACAGAGATATGAAACCAGAG aattttttgttcaaatcaaCTGAAGAAGATTCACCTCTAAAAGCTACAGACTTCGGTTTATCAGACTTCATAAAACCAG GGAAAAAGTTTCATGATATTGTCGGTAGCGCGTATTACGTAGCACCTGAAGTATTGAAACGCAGGTCGGGACCTGAATCAGATGTGTGGAGTATCGGTGTTATAAGTTACATTCTTCTCTGCGGAAGACGGCCTTTCTGGGACAAGACTGAAGATGGCATCTTCAAAGAG GTCTTGAAGAACAAACCTGACTTCAGAAGAAAACCGTGGCCAACCGTTAGCAACAGCGCCAAAGATTTCGTTAAGAAGTTATTAGTAAAAGACCCGAGAGCTAGATTAACAGCTGCACAGGCCCTAT CACATCCATGGGTTAGAGAAGGAGGAGATGCAAGTGAGATTCCCATAGACATATCTGTTCTCAACAACATGCGTCAGTTCGTTAAATTTAGCCGCCTCAAGCAATTCGCTTTAAGG GCTCTTGCAACAACGCTTGATGAAGAAGAGTCAGCTGATCTTAGAGACCAGTTTGATGCGATTGATGTTGATAAAAATGGCGCCATTAGCCTTGACGAGATGAggcag GCTCTTGCAAAAGATCATCCTTGGAAGCTTAAGGATGCACGAGTGGCAGAGATTCTTCAAGCG ATTGATAGCAACACAGATGGATTTGTGGATTTTGAAGAGTTCGTTGCTGCTGCGTTACACGTAAATCAATTAGAGGAGCATGATTCTGAGAAATGGCAACAGAGATCAAGAACAGCATTTGAGAAATTCGACATAGATGGAGATGGATTCATAACAGCAGAGGAACTTCGAATG CATACTGGCTTGAAAGGGTCCATTGAGCCACTTCTTGAAGAAGCAGACATTGATAATGATGGTAAAATCAGTCTCCATGAGTTCCGTAGACTTCTGAGAACTGCAAGTATCAAATCAAGAAATGTTAGAAACCCTCCTGGTTATCTTATTTCTCGGAAAGTCTAA